The following coding sequences are from one Geothrix sp. window:
- a CDS encoding tartrate dehydrogenase: protein MRDFRIAVIPGDGIGKEVVPEGIRVLEAAATKHDLRFHWDEFPWSCETFLQTGRMMPEDGLDQIRHHDSIYLGAVGFPGVPDHISLWGLLIPIRRGFKQYANIRPVKLMPGVPCPLAGRQVGDIDMVVVRENNEGEYSSIGGRLYEGTDQEMATQQTVFTRQGVDRILKIAFDIAQSRPRKHLTSATKSNGIAITMPYWDERVKAMSASYPEVKVDQFHIDILCAQFVRNPHWFDVVVGSNLFGDILSDLGPACTGTIAIAPSANLNPEREFPSMFEPVHGSAPDIYGQGIANPIGAIWAGAMMLDHLGCPEAGASVMAAIEKVLASGLRTPDMGGKASTTDLGRAIADAV, encoded by the coding sequence GCGCTTCCACTGGGACGAGTTCCCCTGGAGCTGCGAGACCTTCCTCCAGACCGGCCGCATGATGCCCGAGGATGGCCTCGACCAGATCCGCCACCACGATTCCATCTACCTCGGCGCCGTGGGCTTCCCCGGCGTGCCCGACCACATCTCTCTCTGGGGCCTGCTCATCCCCATCCGCCGCGGCTTCAAGCAGTACGCCAACATCCGCCCCGTGAAGCTCATGCCCGGCGTGCCCTGCCCTCTGGCTGGCCGCCAGGTGGGCGACATCGACATGGTGGTGGTGCGCGAGAACAACGAAGGCGAGTATTCCAGCATCGGCGGCCGCCTCTACGAGGGCACCGACCAGGAGATGGCCACTCAGCAGACGGTGTTCACCCGCCAGGGCGTGGACCGCATCCTGAAGATCGCCTTCGACATCGCCCAGTCGCGGCCCAGGAAGCACCTCACCTCGGCCACGAAATCCAACGGCATCGCCATCACCATGCCCTACTGGGACGAGCGGGTGAAGGCCATGTCGGCGAGCTACCCCGAAGTGAAGGTGGACCAGTTCCACATCGACATCCTCTGCGCCCAGTTCGTGCGCAACCCCCATTGGTTCGACGTGGTGGTGGGCTCCAACCTCTTCGGCGACATCCTCTCGGACCTGGGCCCCGCCTGCACCGGCACCATCGCCATCGCCCCCAGCGCGAACCTGAACCCCGAGCGTGAGTTCCCCTCCATGTTCGAACCCGTCCACGGCTCCGCGCCCGACATCTACGGCCAGGGCATCGCCAACCCCATCGGCGCCATCTGGGCCGGGGCCATGATGCTGGACCACCTGGGCTGCCCCGAGGCCGGCGCTTCCGTCATGGCCGCCATCGAGAAGGTGCTGGCCAGCGGCCTGCGCACCCCGGACATGGGCGGCAAGGCCAGCACCACGGACCTGGGCCGGGCCATCGCCGACGCGGTCTAG
- the mazG gene encoding nucleoside triphosphate pyrophosphohydrolase: protein MEPTTLRAVMAALRKPESGCPWDLKQDHQTLARYLREEAAEVLEALAAHQPFDEATEAHLCEELGDLWLQIAFHAQLAADRGAWDIHEVERAVVEKLVRRHPHVFAEVAVDGADAVLTNWAAIKLEEKGLTPETEPRLLEGIPATLSPMDEALEIGRRCAKVGFEWPDMEGVLDKVKEEIAELQAESDPVRVDEEFGDVLFSLMQWARKKGVDPDAALRRQMLRFKGRFTAVEDDARAAGGWEKRNLDQMEAAWQAAKKRKA from the coding sequence ATGGAACCGACCACCCTCCGCGCCGTCATGGCCGCGCTCCGCAAGCCGGAGTCGGGCTGCCCCTGGGACCTGAAGCAGGACCACCAGACCCTGGCCCGCTACCTGCGCGAGGAGGCGGCCGAGGTGCTGGAGGCCCTGGCGGCCCACCAGCCCTTCGACGAGGCCACCGAGGCCCACCTCTGCGAGGAGCTGGGTGACCTCTGGCTGCAGATCGCCTTCCACGCCCAGCTGGCGGCGGATCGAGGCGCCTGGGACATCCACGAGGTGGAGCGGGCGGTGGTGGAGAAGCTGGTGCGGCGGCACCCCCACGTTTTCGCCGAAGTGGCGGTGGACGGGGCCGACGCGGTGCTCACGAACTGGGCCGCCATCAAGCTCGAGGAGAAGGGCCTGACGCCGGAGACGGAGCCGCGCCTGCTGGAGGGCATCCCCGCCACCCTGTCGCCCATGGATGAGGCCCTGGAGATTGGCCGCCGCTGCGCCAAGGTGGGCTTCGAGTGGCCGGACATGGAGGGCGTCCTCGACAAGGTGAAGGAGGAGATCGCGGAGCTGCAGGCCGAGTCCGATCCCGTGCGGGTGGATGAGGAGTTCGGCGACGTGCTGTTCAGCCTCATGCAGTGGGCCCGCAAAAAGGGTGTGGACCCCGACGCCGCCCTGCGGCGCCAGATGCTCCGCTTCAAGGGCCGCTTCACGGCCGTGGAGGATGATGCCCGGGCCGCCGGTGGCTGGGAGAAACGCAATCTCGACCAGATGGAAGCCGCCTGGCAGGCCGCGAAGAAGCGGAAGGCCTAG
- a CDS encoding glutamate ligase domain-containing protein: MPDPVNAARYRALVLADQARQGAPALDPSSKVLVVDTARQCLGLLEGGRLVFEAVISTAKNGLGCEQDSYRTPTGWHRIHARIGAGAEAGSVFRSRVATGQVWRGEALDEDLILTRVLTLDGLEEGWNRGPGHDSLARFIYLHGTNQEGQLGTPVSHGCVRLANAAVTELFDLVAEGDPLLIAGDLPGDGFGLGRLHFAGVAGSGMSALAQFVAMKGGRASGSDRSFDRGQRPGARALLDALGVAITPQDGSGLEGDCAALVVSTAVEEEVPDVAAAWRLGVPVLHRSELLAHLVARYRTVAVTGTSGKSTTVAMIFEILRGAGRDPSVITGGELVALQREGRWGNAWAGASDLLVIEADESDGSVVRYHPALGVLLNLQRDHKEMEAVAEMFRAFRSQLREGAVVGEAENLREFAGDALVFGLGEGADLRAENLALDGEGSRFTVRDVTFRLPVPGRHNVENALAAIAACGALGVSPAAMAEPLAAFQGVARRFQVLGSARGITVVDDFGHNPAKVAASIRAAHLRVGAGGRVLAVFQPHGFGPLKFLRVDFVESFATELRGQDRLWFLEVFYAGGTAARDISSADVIGDLQARGLAAEFAPTREWLVARLAAEAKPGDLILVMGARDPSLTDFAQAVLRGLSS, from the coding sequence ATGCCTGATCCCGTGAACGCCGCCCGCTACCGCGCCCTCGTCCTGGCCGATCAGGCCCGCCAAGGTGCGCCCGCCCTGGATCCCAGCTCGAAAGTACTGGTGGTGGACACCGCCCGCCAGTGCCTCGGCCTCCTGGAGGGCGGCCGCCTGGTCTTCGAGGCGGTCATCTCCACGGCGAAGAACGGCCTGGGCTGTGAGCAGGACTCGTACCGCACCCCCACGGGCTGGCACCGCATCCACGCGCGCATCGGCGCCGGGGCCGAAGCCGGCAGCGTGTTCCGCAGCCGCGTGGCCACGGGTCAGGTCTGGCGGGGCGAGGCGCTGGACGAGGACCTCATCCTCACCCGGGTGCTGACGCTGGATGGCCTGGAGGAGGGCTGGAACCGTGGTCCCGGCCACGATTCCCTGGCGCGCTTCATCTACCTGCATGGCACCAACCAGGAGGGGCAGCTGGGTACGCCGGTCTCCCACGGCTGCGTGCGCCTGGCCAATGCCGCCGTGACCGAGCTCTTCGACCTCGTGGCCGAGGGCGACCCCCTGCTCATCGCCGGGGATTTGCCCGGTGATGGTTTCGGCCTGGGCCGCCTCCACTTCGCGGGCGTGGCTGGCAGCGGCATGAGCGCCCTGGCCCAGTTCGTGGCCATGAAGGGGGGCCGGGCCAGCGGCAGCGACCGCAGCTTCGATCGCGGCCAGCGGCCCGGGGCCCGGGCCCTGCTCGATGCTCTGGGCGTGGCCATCACGCCGCAGGACGGCTCGGGCCTGGAGGGCGACTGCGCGGCCCTGGTGGTGTCCACGGCCGTGGAGGAGGAGGTGCCCGATGTCGCGGCGGCGTGGCGCCTGGGCGTGCCCGTGTTGCACCGCTCCGAGCTGCTGGCGCACCTGGTGGCGCGGTACCGCACCGTGGCCGTCACGGGCACCAGCGGCAAGTCCACCACCGTGGCCATGATCTTCGAGATCCTGCGGGGGGCGGGGCGCGATCCCTCCGTCATCACCGGCGGCGAGCTGGTGGCCCTGCAGCGCGAGGGCCGCTGGGGCAACGCCTGGGCGGGCGCGTCGGACCTGCTGGTCATCGAGGCCGACGAGAGCGACGGCTCCGTGGTGCGCTACCACCCGGCCCTGGGCGTGCTCCTCAACCTGCAGCGGGACCACAAGGAGATGGAGGCCGTGGCGGAGATGTTCCGCGCCTTCCGCTCCCAGCTGCGTGAGGGTGCCGTGGTGGGTGAGGCCGAGAACCTGCGGGAGTTCGCCGGGGATGCTTTGGTATTCGGCCTCGGTGAAGGGGCCGACCTGCGCGCGGAGAATCTGGCGCTCGACGGGGAGGGCTCTCGCTTCACCGTGCGTGACGTGACCTTCCGCCTGCCGGTGCCTGGCCGGCACAACGTTGAGAACGCCCTGGCGGCCATCGCGGCTTGCGGGGCCCTGGGCGTGTCTCCGGCGGCCATGGCGGAGCCCCTGGCGGCTTTCCAGGGCGTGGCGCGCCGCTTCCAGGTGCTGGGCAGCGCCCGCGGCATCACCGTGGTGGACGACTTCGGCCACAACCCCGCCAAGGTGGCCGCTTCGATCCGGGCTGCGCATCTCCGCGTGGGCGCCGGGGGGCGGGTGCTGGCCGTGTTCCAGCCCCATGGTTTCGGTCCGCTGAAATTCCTCCGTGTAGATTTCGTGGAGAGCTTCGCCACGGAGCTGCGAGGGCAGGATCGCCTCTGGTTCCTGGAGGTGTTCTACGCCGGCGGCACCGCCGCCCGGGACATCAGCTCCGCAGATGTGATCGGTGACCTCCAGGCCCGCGGCCTTGCCGCCGAGTTCGCGCCCACGCGGGAGTGGCTGGTGGCGCGGCTGGCCGCCGAGGCGAAACCCGGCGATCTCATCCTGGTGATGGGCGCGCGGGATCCCTCCCTCACAGACTTCGCCCAGGCGGTTCTTCGAGGACTCTCTTCCTGA